A window of the Polaribacter sp. HaHaR_3_91 genome harbors these coding sequences:
- a CDS encoding helix-turn-helix domain-containing protein, with the protein MKAQKQPWRKKTYEKATLELKLFVVDQIQNGQISTNFASKKYDVPRTTIGYWIKKYSTLVQQNTGMSKLDEIKKLKERIEELEFVKEFQQDIIADMEIITGVDLSKKSLPKTLAKEIELKKKNRLKENGSMSVLGLVNKPSTKDSKPKKTND; encoded by the coding sequence ATGAAAGCTCAAAAACAACCCTGGCGAAAAAAAACGTACGAAAAAGCAACTTTAGAACTCAAATTATTCGTCGTTGACCAAATTCAGAATGGACAGATTTCCACAAACTTTGCTTCCAAAAAATATGATGTTCCTAGAACTACAATTGGGTATTGGATCAAAAAATATAGTACTTTAGTCCAACAAAATACAGGTATGAGTAAATTAGATGAGATTAAAAAACTAAAGGAACGTATTGAAGAATTGGAGTTTGTAAAGGAATTTCAACAAGATATTATTGCTGACATGGAAATCATTACTGGAGTCGATTTGTCAAAAAAGTCGTTGCCCAAAACATTAGCGAAAGAGATAGAACTAAAAAAGAAAAACCGTTTAAAAGAAAATGGTTCTATGAGTGTTTTGGGATTAGTAAACAAGCCTTCTACAAAAGACTCAAAACCCAAGAAAACAAACGACTAA
- a CDS encoding DNA polymerase III subunit alpha, producing the protein MYLNCHTYYSLRYGTFSEIELLELAKENNIKSIALTDINNTSACMNFIQQAKKYNIKPVIGVDFRNGNSQQFVALAKSNVGFQNINQYLSTFLESKTDIPDTPSYLEDVFIVYPFEKVLQLNMTSFKENEFIGVSIAEINKLRFSHLKKFEDRIVIQQQVTIRNKKDFNAHRLLRAIDNNTLLSKLPTTEQCLTTDVMHERKELLAFYKEFPNSIANTEKVLQGCNTFFDFHEDRKNQNLKKYCNSFEKDCNMLLDLCKNNLHKRYKNPTQKVHDRLEKELKVIIDLKFVSFFLINYDIVSYAKSKGYFHVGRGSGANSIVAYIIGITDVDPVELDLYFERFINPFRASPPDFDIDFSWKDREDVTNYIFKRFKNTALLATYNTFKYKAVIRELGKVFGLPKEEIDKLSKGIKQQETDSIATLVLKYGKLIEGFPNYVSVHSAGILILDKPIHYYSATSLPPKGFPTVQFDMNIADDVGVFKFDILGQRGLAKIKEALEIIKRNRPNDPPIDITDVESFKKDKKINDLLKSGGAIGAYYVESPAMRGLMQKLQTQDYLGLVAASSIIRPGVSGSGMKDEFIKRHRFPEKRKEANPILLEIMPETYGVMVYQEDVMKVASKFADLTLGEADVLRRGMSGKYRSLSEFKAVEDKFIANCRKKGHKDALIFEVWNQIKSFAGYAFAKGHSASYAVESYQSMFLKCYYPIEFMVAVLNNGGGFYSTEHYIHEAKMQGAIIELPCINKSNHPNIVIDKTIYLGFGYLKSLEHLTIQRLLTERQLHGDFTSLENFIDRVVISIEQLTILIRIDAFRFSHKTKKQLLWQAIFKLKATKQKTKQELLFKTEQVKYELPKLESHWLEKVYDEMELLGFTVHDYFKLVTEPFLPSIKAKQMIDFENQHVLIYGLLVTTRFNKTSQNKLMRLSTFIDQDGHYFDAVHFTNVVHQYPVNGMGIYGCFGKITNRYGFCSMNVIQSKKMSVAVDPRS; encoded by the coding sequence TCCTTACGTTATGGTACTTTTTCGGAAATAGAACTACTAGAACTCGCAAAAGAAAACAATATCAAAAGTATTGCGCTTACAGATATCAACAATACTTCTGCTTGTATGAATTTTATACAACAAGCTAAAAAGTATAACATTAAACCTGTAATTGGTGTTGATTTCAGAAATGGAAATTCCCAACAATTTGTAGCACTTGCAAAAAGTAATGTTGGTTTTCAAAATATCAATCAATACTTATCTACTTTTTTAGAATCTAAAACCGATATTCCAGATACTCCAAGTTATTTAGAAGATGTATTTATTGTTTATCCATTTGAAAAAGTATTGCAGTTAAACATGACCTCTTTTAAAGAGAATGAATTTATTGGAGTTTCTATTGCAGAAATTAATAAACTCCGTTTTTCTCATTTAAAGAAGTTTGAAGATAGAATTGTGATACAACAACAGGTTACCATCCGAAATAAAAAAGATTTTAACGCACACAGATTGTTACGAGCCATAGATAACAATACTTTATTAAGTAAACTTCCTACAACAGAACAATGTCTTACAACAGATGTAATGCATGAAAGAAAAGAATTGTTAGCGTTTTATAAGGAGTTTCCAAATAGTATTGCAAACACAGAAAAAGTATTGCAAGGTTGTAATACGTTTTTTGACTTTCACGAAGATAGAAAAAACCAAAATCTTAAAAAGTATTGCAATAGTTTTGAAAAAGATTGCAATATGTTATTAGATTTATGTAAAAACAACTTACATAAACGTTATAAAAATCCAACTCAAAAAGTACACGATCGACTTGAGAAAGAATTGAAAGTAATTATTGATTTAAAGTTTGTTTCCTTTTTTTTAATCAATTATGATATTGTGAGTTATGCAAAAAGTAAAGGATACTTTCATGTAGGAAGGGGGAGTGGAGCCAATAGTATTGTTGCTTATATTATTGGTATTACAGATGTAGATCCTGTAGAATTAGATTTGTACTTTGAACGTTTTATCAATCCTTTTAGAGCTTCTCCACCTGATTTTGATATTGACTTTTCATGGAAAGATAGAGAAGATGTTACCAACTATATTTTTAAACGCTTTAAAAACACAGCACTTTTAGCAACCTACAATACTTTTAAGTATAAAGCAGTCATTAGAGAATTAGGAAAAGTATTTGGATTGCCAAAAGAGGAAATAGATAAATTAAGTAAGGGAATTAAACAGCAAGAAACGGATAGTATTGCAACGTTGGTTTTAAAATATGGTAAACTAATTGAGGGTTTTCCGAATTATGTAAGTGTCCATTCTGCAGGGATATTGATTTTAGATAAACCAATACATTATTATTCAGCAACAAGTTTACCTCCAAAAGGATTTCCAACAGTTCAGTTTGACATGAACATTGCAGATGATGTAGGTGTTTTTAAGTTTGATATTTTAGGACAACGAGGTTTGGCAAAAATTAAAGAAGCCTTAGAAATTATAAAAAGAAACAGACCAAATGATCCTCCCATAGATATTACGGATGTAGAAAGTTTTAAAAAAGATAAAAAAATCAATGATTTATTAAAGTCAGGTGGAGCCATTGGTGCTTATTATGTAGAATCTCCAGCAATGAGAGGATTGATGCAAAAACTACAAACCCAAGATTATTTAGGATTAGTGGCTGCAAGTTCAATTATTAGACCAGGAGTTTCGGGATCAGGAATGAAAGATGAATTTATAAAAAGACATCGTTTTCCAGAAAAAAGAAAAGAAGCGAATCCTATTTTGTTAGAAATTATGCCAGAGACCTATGGTGTAATGGTTTATCAAGAAGATGTGATGAAGGTGGCGAGTAAGTTTGCAGACTTAACATTGGGTGAAGCAGATGTTTTAAGACGTGGAATGAGTGGGAAATACAGATCATTATCAGAATTTAAAGCTGTAGAAGATAAGTTTATTGCAAACTGTAGAAAAAAAGGGCATAAAGATGCTTTAATTTTTGAAGTATGGAATCAAATTAAAAGTTTTGCAGGCTATGCTTTTGCAAAAGGACATTCGGCTTCTTATGCTGTAGAAAGCTATCAAAGTATGTTTTTAAAATGTTATTATCCCATAGAATTTATGGTCGCTGTTTTAAATAATGGAGGTGGCTTTTATTCAACGGAACATTATATCCATGAAGCAAAAATGCAAGGAGCAATTATTGAATTGCCTTGTATCAATAAAAGTAATCACCCTAATATTGTTATAGATAAAACTATTTATTTAGGTTTTGGATATTTAAAAAGTTTAGAGCATTTAACCATTCAAAGATTGTTAACAGAAAGACAATTACATGGGGATTTTACCTCTTTAGAGAACTTTATAGATCGTGTTGTAATTAGTATTGAACAACTAACCATTTTAATTAGAATTGATGCTTTTCGTTTTTCACATAAAACCAAAAAGCAACTATTGTGGCAAGCTATTTTTAAATTGAAAGCTACCAAACAAAAAACAAAACAAGAACTGCTTTTTAAGACAGAACAAGTAAAGTATGAATTGCCAAAACTAGAATCTCATTGGTTAGAAAAAGTCTATGATGAAATGGAATTATTAGGGTTTACTGTGCATGATTATTTTAAACTGGTGACTGAACCTTTTCTGCCAAGTATTAAAGCAAAACAAATGATTGATTTTGAGAATCAGCATGTTTTAATTTATGGTTTATTGGTAACTACTCGCTTTAACAAAACGTCTCAAAATAAATTAATGAGACTAAGTACTTTTATTGATCAAGATGGTCATTATTTTGATGCCGTACATTTTACAAATGTTGTACATCAATACCCAGTAAACGGAATGGGAATTTATGGTTGTTTTGGAAAAATCACCAATCGTTATGGATTTTGTAGTATGAATGTAATTCAATCTAAAAAGATGAGTGTAGCGGTAGATCCGAGGAGTTAA
- a CDS encoding SOS response-associated peptidase gives MCYHFKQTKTIKDLEKKFKAKIDSSETLKLSADINGFNYPKTPIITNLDSSKIQLFNWGLVPDWANEDWRRNYTLNARIETLSEKPAFKNYMENRCIILVDGFYEWKHKGKEKIKFDIGFNNQLFAFAGLYLNNTYTIVTTEAKGIMREIHNTKLRMPFSLKTDDDFKKWLNMEEVNPQYDFTTNQIGFSQPTLF, from the coding sequence ATGTGCTACCACTTTAAACAAACCAAAACTATTAAAGATCTTGAAAAAAAATTCAAAGCTAAAATTGATTCAAGCGAAACGTTAAAACTATCAGCAGATATAAATGGATTCAATTACCCAAAAACACCTATAATTACAAATTTAGATTCCTCTAAAATTCAACTATTTAATTGGGGATTAGTACCAGATTGGGCAAATGAAGATTGGAGAAGAAATTACACTTTAAATGCACGTATAGAAACCTTATCAGAAAAACCTGCATTTAAAAACTATATGGAAAATAGATGTATCATTTTGGTAGATGGATTTTATGAATGGAAGCATAAAGGAAAAGAAAAAATAAAATTTGATATTGGTTTTAATAATCAGCTATTTGCTTTTGCAGGTTTATATTTAAATAACACATACACCATAGTAACTACCGAAGCTAAAGGTATAATGAGAGAAATTCACAACACAAAATTAAGAATGCCTTTTAGTTTAAAAACGGACGATGATTTTAAAAAATGGTTGAATATGGAAGAAGTTAATCCTCAATATGATTTTACTACAAACCAAATAGGGTTTTCTCAACCAACTTTGTTTTAA
- a CDS encoding IS3 family transposase has protein sequence MSKQAFYKRLKTQENKRLNDEKVIAMIQEYRKLVGMRTGGIKLYDELKQDFIKQGIKIGRDKLYDVLRLHNLLVPKLKNYVTTTNSNHQFRKYKNLIKDQVPTRPEQLWVSDITYIKTDNGHNYLAIVTDAYSKQIMGYKLDNNMKTSLCSEALEMAIKNRKYPDKKLIHHSDRGFQYCNPKYTAFAEENGIMMSMTEQYDPYENAIAERINRTLKYEYGLRNCIKNTAIAQEVTKQAVYIYNNLRTHFSLELRKPAEVHLNPNIKYKSYRRNNVNLTELTI, from the coding sequence ATTAGTAAACAAGCCTTCTACAAAAGACTCAAAACCCAAGAAAACAAACGACTAAACGATGAAAAAGTCATCGCAATGATACAAGAATATCGAAAATTAGTTGGTATGAGAACTGGCGGAATTAAGTTATATGATGAACTTAAACAAGACTTTATAAAACAAGGTATTAAAATCGGTAGAGACAAGTTGTACGATGTGTTAAGGCTTCATAATTTACTTGTTCCTAAGCTTAAAAACTATGTAACAACAACAAATTCTAATCATCAATTTAGAAAATATAAAAACCTAATTAAAGACCAAGTTCCTACTCGACCAGAACAACTATGGGTAAGCGATATAACATACATTAAAACAGACAATGGACACAATTACCTAGCAATCGTTACAGATGCATATTCTAAACAAATTATGGGCTATAAATTAGATAACAACATGAAGACATCACTTTGTTCAGAAGCGCTAGAAATGGCTATTAAAAATAGAAAATACCCTGATAAAAAATTAATACATCATTCTGACAGAGGTTTTCAATACTGTAACCCCAAATACACAGCATTTGCAGAAGAAAATGGCATAATGATGAGCATGACAGAACAATATGATCCTTATGAAAACGCAATTGCAGAGCGAATTAATAGAACTTTAAAATATGAATATGGACTTAGAAATTGCATTAAAAACACTGCCATTGCTCAAGAAGTAACAAAACAAGCAGTATATATTTACAACAATTTAAGAACCCATTTTAGCTTAGAATTAAGAAAGCCAGCTGAAGTACATTTAAATCCAAACATCAAATACAAATCATATCGAAGAAATAATGTAAATTTGACTGAACTAACAATTTGA
- a CDS encoding Hachiman antiphage defense system protein HamA: MINNWLEHNEQVPSYSFRSVYVSEKAKPDNETIKYLQEQIITSYRNIDFYKYKLEGSSEAEIRSYVLNQVIPGDNSNFDKAVRQGDWGEILSALIVAYFQKLVIPINKLQWKVNKDKAVFGTDLFAYNKGDSITDLYYYEIKTKLDPRKKLGKSPNRSYITVVAHNSLLKDENSPTEAIAEFFERLFFEKRNFDEAKKFKDMVKNPQNYKRNFEMFFIIDKDNFDMKILDELNVLPSQLDPLKVTLIFIEDLQNLVQNTWDDIESALVKLLKDE, translated from the coding sequence ATGATAAACAATTGGTTAGAACACAACGAGCAGGTTCCTAGTTATTCTTTTAGGTCTGTTTATGTAAGTGAAAAAGCAAAACCTGATAACGAGACGATAAAATATTTACAAGAACAGATAATTACATCATATCGAAATATTGATTTTTATAAATATAAACTAGAAGGATCTTCAGAAGCTGAAATTAGAAGTTATGTTTTGAACCAAGTAATTCCTGGAGACAATTCTAACTTTGACAAAGCTGTTAGACAAGGAGATTGGGGAGAAATTTTATCAGCATTAATCGTTGCGTATTTTCAAAAATTGGTAATCCCTATTAATAAACTCCAATGGAAAGTAAATAAAGATAAAGCTGTATTTGGCACTGATTTATTTGCATATAATAAAGGAGACTCAATAACTGATTTATATTATTATGAAATAAAAACTAAGCTTGACCCAAGGAAAAAGTTAGGAAAATCTCCCAATAGGTCTTATATAACTGTTGTTGCACACAATAGTTTATTAAAAGACGAAAACTCTCCCACTGAAGCAATCGCAGAATTTTTTGAAAGATTATTTTTCGAAAAAAGAAATTTTGATGAAGCAAAAAAATTCAAAGACATGGTTAAAAACCCACAGAATTATAAACGTAATTTTGAAATGTTTTTCATAATTGACAAAGACAATTTTGACATGAAAATTCTTGATGAATTAAATGTTCTACCATCTCAATTAGATCCATTAAAAGTAACATTAATATTTATTGAAGATTTACAAAATTTAGTTCAAAATACTTGGGATGATATAGAATCTGCATTAGTAAAACTTCTTAAAGATGAGTGA
- a CDS encoding RES domain-containing protein, whose amino-acid sequence MIEKITKNKDNLGEPDLHPIEKIIEKLNYFRSFFGKIQDLSDEEFDNLRNEISKFFTLKVGSHNDEPPNRLVRISNNNRILEAQGKELSYFTDISQLLAPPIEYCNFGRCNIPKQQVLYCATSEAGAYWEIKPQNGDVITVSHFELKPNTKVNSFIVKKDVTENPEIKSKLHEVYYLLEEFFEEIYSLRVSRDRPRDYLFSGQISSDQLFYPVVSELNFDAILYPSVQRKKHGWNVAIRNELILERYNLIGVETRFILDEYAELDHTSEEVTTDQIVGSFGTEAFDLENGKILYDKEKADKLFKLFREMQIGEGKQVRYEHEGYPKNLLFNCTPENHKKESKITSIKKIGRNEKINIVYQNGKRIDNIKYKKVKSDIELGKCKITKY is encoded by the coding sequence ATGATAGAGAAAATAACAAAGAACAAAGATAATTTAGGAGAGCCTGATTTGCACCCAATTGAAAAAATTATTGAAAAATTAAATTATTTTCGTTCATTTTTTGGAAAAATACAAGACTTATCTGATGAGGAATTTGATAATTTAAGGAATGAAATTTCAAAGTTTTTTACACTAAAAGTTGGTTCTCATAATGATGAACCACCAAATAGACTTGTCAGAATATCAAACAACAATAGAATTCTTGAAGCTCAAGGTAAAGAGTTAAGTTATTTTACAGACATATCTCAATTATTAGCACCACCAATTGAATACTGCAATTTTGGAAGGTGTAATATCCCAAAACAACAAGTTTTATACTGTGCTACTTCAGAAGCTGGAGCATATTGGGAAATCAAACCGCAAAATGGAGATGTAATAACAGTCTCTCATTTTGAATTAAAACCGAACACAAAAGTTAATTCTTTCATTGTAAAAAAAGATGTAACCGAGAACCCTGAAATTAAAAGTAAACTTCACGAAGTTTATTATTTACTTGAAGAATTCTTTGAAGAAATTTACAGTCTTCGTGTTTCTCGAGATAGACCAAGAGATTATTTATTTAGCGGACAAATATCATCCGACCAACTATTTTATCCAGTCGTATCTGAATTAAATTTCGATGCAATATTGTATCCAAGTGTCCAACGAAAAAAGCACGGTTGGAATGTAGCTATCCGAAATGAATTAATATTAGAACGCTATAATTTAATCGGAGTTGAGACACGATTTATTCTTGACGAATATGCGGAACTTGACCACACATCAGAAGAAGTTACAACTGACCAAATTGTAGGCTCTTTTGGAACGGAAGCATTTGATTTAGAAAACGGAAAAATACTTTATGACAAAGAAAAGGCAGATAAGCTATTTAAGTTATTCAGAGAAATGCAAATAGGAGAAGGAAAACAAGTTCGTTATGAACACGAAGGTTACCCAAAAAACCTTTTATTTAACTGTACGCCAGAAAATCACAAAAAGGAAAGCAAAATTACTTCAATCAAAAAAATTGGTAGAAATGAGAAAATAAACATAGTTTACCAAAACGGAAAAAGAATTGATAATATCAAATATAAAAAAGTGAAATCCGATATAGAATTAGGTAAATGTAAAATAACGAAATACTAA
- a CDS encoding DEAD/DEAH box helicase, translating to MSENILSKSDYITETESDIEELLKDTLLSNYKNQIFAWKLNAEFKRSYKESFLYNRALFLSSNSCLLINNEGNGKIAISGLKESAEIYEYLSDLSDINEKYDREYLMLKSALCYDLSGYQANAFCVASRLDSLVLKSEAELINVEIDNLIIEQIILILLKKIPLAQSKLQLYKNDDLGFLLFKKALSSWYSYILKLDESNFISQFDDAYKYFLNIGNTYLSHLIFLLKTRVVLFENRSIFNNLNQYEFIESSKNWRKYIKLLAYDYYANNRIKEIDKRKSIFELWTSQLRAIEGGLIAKDENFVIQMPTSAGKTFIAELSILKYLIKYPKKKCIYIAPFRALTSEKEIELAKYFSKMGYSVSALSGSYEVDEFQDLILSETDILIATPEKIDLLLRLNPDFFNDISFMVVDEGHIIGDYSTRATLLEFLIIRLKIKIPELKTLFISAVMPSENANEYAIWLSGKKENVLRSLLHKESPINEEWEPTRKLISYFEWEGKKGNITFQNVIREDEETKIKYGAKLYSFIVEKEFSNRFPLKNNKPQSAATLAYKLSEEGNTLVFCAQVPRIKSVATAFLKLLSNIEKEQRPSRFIENETKESSYYADIWYGNDSYITQSINLGIGIHYGDMPEQVRNAVESDFRKGLLTVLLSTNTIGQGLNFPIKNLIFYETQIGRNLETEENIYIQKRDFWNIVGRAGRAGKETEGNIVFIINSPTDRRKYKEFINKDNIENANSLFFSLADALLDGRISETKQDDLLSILSETYLLDLMTEEIIGTDYQEVIEKIISNSLFKVQLDKRDFDSEPLKKGFTKIFKSIEVKATFKQLQTFKTTGLSLKSNLVIDEYIDNNKDSLKEFVNEDNYLSIINSFLKLLSENDIDEMHDYKLDKFVIKPSDFYDTIEDWVIGKSINEILEKWQIKEMEIAQFHIFVSKALYYLYPWGISSFISILGFKLNKKVNELPENIKSLSSYLKFGLNEPSSCLCRSLGIKGREVSKFLYDSSNKLEGKEFIVWLSNLTSLEIDTFVLSDFDKQNIRNVSLKLTPNSYREIPESFSFKINGTSFNDRMSDNSKLVSINDYLTYKRHEENEYDPYAILVYNEGKELGYIPREYAKLLSAEIEIEESKYDIRVINIFTFENYNEIEVEMNKNS from the coding sequence ATGAGTGAAAACATACTAAGTAAGAGTGACTACATTACAGAAACTGAATCTGACATTGAAGAACTGTTAAAAGATACTTTATTAAGTAATTACAAAAATCAAATTTTTGCTTGGAAATTAAATGCTGAATTTAAGAGAAGCTATAAAGAAAGCTTTTTATATAATAGAGCATTGTTTTTATCTTCCAATTCTTGTTTGTTGATTAATAATGAAGGAAATGGAAAAATCGCAATTTCAGGCTTAAAAGAAAGTGCTGAGATTTATGAATATTTAAGTGATTTAAGCGACATTAATGAAAAATATGATAGAGAGTACTTGATGTTGAAATCTGCATTATGCTATGACCTATCTGGCTATCAAGCAAATGCATTTTGTGTTGCGAGTAGATTAGATTCTTTAGTTTTAAAATCTGAAGCTGAATTAATCAATGTTGAAATCGACAATCTAATTATTGAGCAAATAATTTTAATTTTATTAAAAAAAATACCTTTAGCTCAAAGTAAACTTCAACTTTATAAGAATGATGATTTAGGTTTTTTATTATTTAAAAAAGCACTTAGCAGTTGGTATAGTTATATTTTAAAACTAGATGAGAGTAACTTTATCAGCCAATTTGATGATGCGTATAAGTATTTTTTAAACATTGGTAACACGTATTTATCACACCTGATTTTTTTATTAAAAACAAGGGTTGTATTATTTGAAAATCGCTCAATCTTTAATAATCTTAATCAATATGAATTTATTGAAAGTAGTAAAAATTGGAGGAAATACATTAAGCTACTCGCTTATGACTATTATGCTAATAATAGAATAAAGGAAATTGATAAACGAAAATCAATTTTCGAATTATGGACTTCGCAATTGAGAGCTATAGAAGGTGGTTTAATTGCAAAAGATGAAAATTTTGTAATACAAATGCCAACAAGTGCTGGTAAGACTTTTATAGCAGAATTATCAATTTTAAAATATTTGATAAAGTACCCAAAGAAGAAATGTATTTACATTGCTCCTTTTAGAGCGCTTACTAGTGAAAAAGAGATTGAGTTAGCTAAATATTTTTCCAAAATGGGATATTCGGTTTCTGCTTTATCAGGTAGTTATGAAGTTGATGAATTTCAGGATTTAATATTATCAGAAACAGATATATTAATTGCTACACCTGAAAAAATTGATTTGCTACTTAGATTAAATCCAGACTTCTTCAATGATATCTCATTTATGGTTGTAGACGAAGGCCATATAATAGGTGATTATAGCACAAGAGCAACATTATTAGAGTTTTTAATAATTAGATTAAAAATAAAAATCCCTGAATTAAAGACGTTATTCATTTCTGCGGTTATGCCAAGTGAAAACGCAAATGAATATGCCATTTGGTTAAGTGGTAAAAAGGAAAATGTTTTAAGGTCACTCTTACATAAAGAGAGCCCAATAAATGAAGAATGGGAACCTACAAGAAAATTAATTAGCTATTTCGAATGGGAAGGAAAGAAAGGAAATATTACATTTCAAAATGTTATTAGAGAAGATGAAGAAACTAAAATTAAATATGGAGCAAAATTATATTCTTTCATCGTAGAAAAGGAATTCTCTAATCGTTTTCCATTAAAAAATAATAAGCCTCAATCGGCTGCAACATTGGCTTATAAACTTTCTGAAGAAGGAAATACACTTGTCTTTTGTGCTCAAGTACCAAGAATAAAATCCGTTGCAACAGCTTTTTTGAAATTATTATCAAATATTGAAAAAGAGCAAAGGCCCTCAAGGTTTATTGAAAATGAGACTAAGGAATCATCTTATTACGCTGATATATGGTATGGAAACGATTCATATATAACTCAATCTATAAATTTAGGAATTGGAATTCATTATGGTGACATGCCTGAACAAGTTAGAAACGCTGTCGAAAGTGATTTTAGAAAAGGACTTTTAACTGTATTACTTTCTACAAATACGATAGGTCAGGGTTTAAATTTTCCTATAAAAAACTTAATATTTTACGAGACTCAAATAGGAAGAAATCTTGAAACTGAAGAAAATATTTATATTCAAAAAAGAGATTTCTGGAATATCGTTGGAAGGGCTGGAAGAGCGGGAAAAGAAACTGAAGGTAATATAGTATTTATAATAAATTCACCTACTGACAGGAGAAAATATAAAGAGTTTATTAATAAAGATAATATCGAAAATGCAAATAGTCTCTTCTTTTCTTTAGCTGATGCACTTTTAGATGGAAGAATCTCTGAAACAAAGCAAGATGATTTATTATCAATTCTATCCGAAACATATCTGTTAGATTTAATGACTGAAGAAATCATAGGGACAGATTACCAAGAAGTTATTGAAAAAATAATTAGCAATAGCTTGTTTAAAGTACAGTTGGATAAAAGAGATTTCGATAGTGAGCCCTTAAAAAAGGGGTTTACTAAAATTTTTAAATCAATTGAAGTAAAAGCAACATTTAAACAATTACAAACTTTTAAAACAACAGGTTTATCTCTTAAAAGTAACCTTGTAATAGATGAATATATAGATAATAACAAAGATTCTTTAAAGGAGTTTGTTAATGAAGATAATTATCTAAGTATAATCAATAGTTTTTTAAAATTATTGTCAGAAAATGATATTGATGAAATGCATGATTATAAATTAGACAAATTTGTAATTAAACCTTCTGATTTTTATGACACAATCGAAGACTGGGTAATTGGAAAATCAATTAATGAGATATTAGAAAAATGGCAAATAAAGGAAATGGAGATTGCACAATTTCACATTTTTGTATCTAAGGCTTTATATTATTTATATCCTTGGGGAATATCTTCTTTCATATCTATTTTGGGATTTAAACTCAATAAAAAGGTTAATGAACTTCCTGAAAACATAAAAAGCCTCTCTAGTTATTTAAAATTTGGATTGAATGAGCCTTCAAGTTGCTTGTGTAGGTCACTTGGTATCAAAGGAAGAGAAGTTTCAAAGTTTTTATATGACTCGTCAAATAAATTAGAAGGCAAGGAATTTATTGTTTGGCTATCCAACTTAACTAGTTTGGAAATTGACACGTTTGTTCTTTCAGATTTTGATAAGCAAAATATTAGAAATGTTTCATTAAAATTAACACCTAATAGCTACAGAGAAATACCTGAATCTTTCAGTTTTAAAATAAACGGAACCTCATTTAATGATAGAATGAGTGATAACTCTAAATTAGTAAGTATTAATGACTATTTGACTTACAAACGACATGAAGAAAATGAATATGATCCTTATGCCATTTTAGTTTATAATGAAGGCAAAGAATTAGGTTATATTCCAAGAGAATATGCTAAACTACTTTCTGCAGAAATTGAAATTGAAGAAAGTAAATACGATATTAGGGTAATAAATATTTTTACATTCGAAAATTATAATGAAATAGAAGTAGAAATGAATAAAAACAGCTAA